The sequence GTTGCGGAAGTCTTTACGGGAACTCCTGGTGTGTTCGTTGCACTGGAAGAGACCATTAAGGGATTCCGTGGTATCGTTAATGGTGACTATGATCACCTGCCGGAGCAGGCTTTCTATATGGTTGGAACCATTGAGGAAGCGGTGGAAAAAGGTAAGAAGCTGGCTGCTGCAGCCTGATCTGTATCGGGTTGGTGCTAGGCGTTCTTGCTCTGGTTTGTTCTGATTGCTTTGGAGCCACGTGCTTATGGCTGAAACGCTTGAATTTGAACTTGTTTCTCCGGCCCGTCTTTTGGTTTCCGAGCCAGCGGAGATGGTTGTCGTTCCGGGAGTTGAGGGGAATTTCGGTGCAATGCCGCAGCACGCCCCTTTCCTGTCGACAGTTCGCCCCGGTGTTGTCGAAGTTCATCGTAGTACAAGCCCGGTTCGCAAGATCTTTGTTGCCGGTGGTTTTGCAGAGGTGACGGCGGAGCGCTGCACGCTTCTGGCAGAAGAGGCTATTCCTCTTGATGAGATAGACCGTGAAGCCGCCTTGGCGCGGCTTCAGTCTGCCCTTGCTGTTCTGCAGGAGGCCGAAACCCCCTCTGAAGCGGCTGCTGCTCGTAGAAGTGTGACAGTTGCCCAAGCGCTTGTTGATGCCTTGCCCTGATTTTTGTCTAGCGTAGTGTGTGACCTTATAACCCCGCCGCTGCTCCGGCGGGGTTTTATAATCCCAAGAGCCGTCTGTGTCGTGCACGGCTATTGTCGTGGTTTGCTCATAACAAAACCACTGCCGCGTGCTGCGACAGTGGTTTATGTGTGGCGCGTTCGATTGATCAGCGTTCGGCTG comes from Haematospirillum jordaniae and encodes:
- a CDS encoding F0F1 ATP synthase subunit epsilon yields the protein MAETLEFELVSPARLLVSEPAEMVVVPGVEGNFGAMPQHAPFLSTVRPGVVEVHRSTSPVRKIFVAGGFAEVTAERCTLLAEEAIPLDEIDREAALARLQSALAVLQEAETPSEAAAARRSVTVAQALVDALP